The Camelus dromedarius isolate mCamDro1 chromosome 1, mCamDro1.pat, whole genome shotgun sequence genome has a window encoding:
- the PCDH7 gene encoding protocadherin-7 isoform X13, which translates to MLRMRTTGWARAWCLGCCLLLPLSLSLAAAKQLLRYRLAEEGPADVRIGNVASDLGIVTGSGEVTFSLESGSEYLKIDNLTGELSTSERRIDREKLPQCQMIFDENECFLDFEVSVIGPSQSWVDLFEGRVIVLDINDNTPTFPSPVLTLTVEENRPVGTLYLLPTATDRDFGRNGIDRYELLQEPGGGGGGGEGRRAGPADSAPYPGGGGNGATGGGGSGGSKRRLDAPEGGSGTNPGGRSSVFELQVADTPDGEKQPQLIVKGALDREQRDSYELTLRVRDGGDPPRSSQAILRVLITDVNDNSPRFEKSVYEADLAENSAPGTPILQLRAADLDVGVNGQIEYVFGAATESVRRLLRLDETSGWLSVLHRIDREEVNQLRFTVMARDRGQPPKTDKATVVLNIKDENDNVPSIEIRKIGRIPLKDGVANVAEDVLVDTPIALVQVSDRDQGENGVVTCTVVGDVPFQLKPASDTEGDQNKKKYFLHTSAPLDYETTREFNVVIVAVDSGSPSLSSNNSLIVKVGDTNDNPPVFGQSVVEVYFPENNIPGERVATVLATDADSGKNAEIAYSLDSSVMGIFAIDPDSGDILVNTVLDREQTDRYEFKVNAKDKGIPVLQGSTTVIVQVADKNDNDPKFMQDVFTFYVKENLQPNSPVGMVTVMDADKGRNAEMSLYIEENSNIFSIENDTGTIYSTMSFDREHQTTYTFRVKAVDGGDPPRSATATVSLFVMDENDNAPTVTLPRNISYTLLPPSSNVRTVVATVLATDSDDGINADLNYSIVGGNPFKLFEIDSTSGVVSLVGKLTQKHYGLHRLVVQVNDSGQPSQSTTTLVHVFVNESVSNATVIDSQIARSLHTPLTQDIAGDPSYEISKQRLSIVIGVVAGIMTVILIILIVVMARYCRSKNKNGYEAGKKDHEDFFTPQQHDKSKKPKKDKKNKKSKQPLYSSIVTVEASKPNGQRYDSVNEKLSDSPSMGRYRSVNGGPGSPDLARHYKSSSPLPTVQLHPQSPTAGKKHQAVQDLPPANTFVGAGDNISIGSDHCSEYSCQTNNKYSKQIQDLFQM; encoded by the coding sequence ATGCTGAGGATGCGGACCACGGGATGGGCGCGCGCCTGGTGCCTGGGCTGCTGTCTCCTCCTGCCGCTCTCACTCAGCCTGGCGGCCGCCAAACAACTCCTCCGGTACCGACTGGCCGAGGAGGGCCCAGCAGACGTCCGCATCGGCAACGTCGCCTCGGACTTGGGCATCGTGACCGGCTCCGGTGAGGTGACTTTCAGCCTCGAGTCGGGCTCAGAGTACCTGAAGATCGACAACCTCACCGGCGAGCTGAGTACGAGCGAACGGCGCATCGACCGCGAGAAGCTGCCCCAGTGTCAGATGATCTTCGACGAGAACGAGTGCTTCCTGGACTTCGAGGTGTCGGTGATCGGGCCCTCGCAGAGCTGGGTGGACCTGTTCGAGGGTCGGGTCATCGTGCTCGACATCAACGACAACACGCCCACCTTCCCGTCGCCCGTGCTTACGCTCACGGTGGAGGAGAACCGGCCCGTGGGCACTCTCTACCTGCTACCCACCGCCACCGACCGTGACTTCGGTCGCAACGGCATCGACCGCTACGAGCTGCTCCAGGAgcccgggggcggcggcggcggcggcgagggcCGGCGCGCCGGGCCTGCCGACAGCGCCCCCTACCCCGGGGGCGGCGGGAACGGCGCGACCGGCGGCGGCGGCTCGGGTGGCTCCAAGAGGCGGCTGGACGCGCCGGAGGGTGGCAGCGGGACCAACCCGGGAGGCCGCAGCAGCGTGTTCGAGCTGCAGGTGGCCGACACCCCGGATGGCGAGAAGCAGCCGCAGTTGATCGTGAAGGGGGCGCTGGACCGCGAACAGCGCGACTCCTACGAGTTGACCCTACGGGTGCGCGACGGTGGCGACCCGCCCCGCTCCTCTCAGGCCATCCTGCGGGTGCTCATCACTGACGTGAATGACAACAGCCCCCGCTTCGAGAAGAGCGTGTACGAGGCTGACCTGGCCGAGAACAGCGCCCCAGGGACCCCCATCCTGCAGCTGCGCGCCGCCGACCTGGACGTGGGGGTCAACGGGCAGATTGAGTATGTGTTTGGGGCGGCTACTGAGTCCGTGAGGCGGCTGCTGCGCCTCGACGAGACGTCCGGCTGGCTCAGTGTCCTGCATCGTATCGACCGCGAGGAGGTGAACCAGCTGCGCTTCACTGTCATGGCCCGCGATCGCGGGCAGCCCCCCAAGACCGACAAAGCCACGGTGGTCCTCAATATCAAGGACGAGAACGACAATGTGCCGTCCATTGAAATCCGCAAGATCGGGCGTATCCCACTCAAGGACGGGGTGGCCAACGTGGCCGAGGACGTTCTGGTCGACACCCCCATCGCCCTGGTGCAGGTGTCTGACCGAGACCAAGGCGAGAACGGAGTGGTCACCTGTACCGTGGTGGGCGACGTGCCCTTCCAACTCAAACCGGCCAGCGACACAGAGGGCGATCAGAACAAGAAAAAGTACTTTCTGCACACGTCTGCCCCTTTGGACTATGAGACCACTCGGGAGTTCAACGTGGTCATAGTGGCGGTGGACTCGGGCAGCCCTAGCCTCTCCAGCAACAACTCCCTGATTGTCAAGGTGGGAGACACTAATGACAACCCTCCCGTCTTCGGCCAGTCGGTGGTGGAGGTTTACTTTCCCGAGAACAACATCCCTGGTGAGAGGGTAGCCACGGTGCTGGCGACAGACGCCGACAGCGGGAAAAACGCTGAGATCGCCTACTCTCTGGACTCTTCCGTCATGGGGATCTTTGCCATAGATCCCGATTCCGGGGACATCCTCGTCAATACGGTGCTGGACCGTGAGCAGACTGACAGGTATGAGTTTAAAGTTAACGCCAAAGACAAAGGCATCCCGGTGCTGCAGGGCAGCACCACTGTGATTGTGCAGGTGGCTGACAAGAATGACAATGACCCTAAGTTTATGCAGGACGTCTTTACCTTTTATGTGAAAGAAAACTTGCAGCCCAACAGCCCCGTGGGAATGGTCACAGTGATGGATGCTGACAAGGGGCGCAATGCGGAGATGAGCCTGTACATAGAGGAGAACAGTAACattttttccattgaaaatgACACAGGGACCATTTACTCCACCATGTCTTTTGACCGGGAACATCAGACCACATACACATTCAGAGTCAAGGCTGTGGATGGGGGAGATCCTCCCAGATCTGCAACAGCCACAGTCTCTCTCTTTGTGATGGATGAGAATGACAACGCTCCCACCGTTACCCTTCCCAGAAACATTTCCTACACTTTACTGCCACCTTCAAGTAATGTCAGAACAGTGGTAGCTACAGTGTTGGCAACAGACAGTGATGATGGCATCAATGCAGACCTTAACTACAGCATTGTGGGAGGGAATCCCTTCAAGCTGTTTGAGATTGATTCCACCAGTGGTGTGGTTTCCTTAGTGGGAAAACTCACCCAAAAGCATTATGGCTTGCACAGGTTGGTAGTGCAAGTGAATGACAGTGGGCAGCCTTCCCAGTCCACGACGACTCTGGTGCATGTGTTTGTCAATGAAAGTGTTTCTAATGCAACTGTGATTGACTCCCAGATAGCCAGAAGTTTGCACACCCCACTTACCCAGGATATAGCTGGTGACCCAAGCTATGAAATTAGCAAACAGAGACTCAGTATTGTGATTGGGGTGGTTGCTGGAATTATGACAGTGATTCTAATCATCTTAATTGTAGTGATGGCAAGATACTGCcgttccaaaaataaaaatggctatGAAGCTGGCAAAAAAGATCATGAAGACTTTTTTACACCCCAACAGCATGACAAATCTAAAAAGCctaaaaaggacaagaaaaacaaaaaatctaagCAGCCTCTCTACAGCAGCATTGTCACTGTAGAAGCTTCTAAACCAAATGGACAGAGGTATGATAGTGTCAATGAGAAGCTGTCAGACAGCCCAAGCATGGGCCGATACCGATCAGTTAACGGCGGGCCCGGCAGTCCTGACCTGGCCAGGCATTACAAATCTAGTTCCCCATTGCCAACTGTCCAGCTTCACCCCCAATCACCAACTGCAGGAAAAAAACACCAGGCCGTACAAGATCTACCACCAGCTAACACATTTGTGGGAGCAGGAGACAACATTTCAATTGGATCAGATCACTGCTCTGAGTACAGCTGTCAAACCAATAACAAGTACAGCAAACAG
- the PCDH7 gene encoding protocadherin-7 isoform X8, whose protein sequence is MLRMRTTGWARAWCLGCCLLLPLSLSLAAAKQLLRYRLAEEGPADVRIGNVASDLGIVTGSGEVTFSLESGSEYLKIDNLTGELSTSERRIDREKLPQCQMIFDENECFLDFEVSVIGPSQSWVDLFEGRVIVLDINDNTPTFPSPVLTLTVEENRPVGTLYLLPTATDRDFGRNGIDRYELLQEPGGGGGGGEGRRAGPADSAPYPGGGGNGATGGGGSGGSKRRLDAPEGGSGTNPGGRSSVFELQVADTPDGEKQPQLIVKGALDREQRDSYELTLRVRDGGDPPRSSQAILRVLITDVNDNSPRFEKSVYEADLAENSAPGTPILQLRAADLDVGVNGQIEYVFGAATESVRRLLRLDETSGWLSVLHRIDREEVNQLRFTVMARDRGQPPKTDKATVVLNIKDENDNVPSIEIRKIGRIPLKDGVANVAEDVLVDTPIALVQVSDRDQGENGVVTCTVVGDVPFQLKPASDTEGDQNKKKYFLHTSAPLDYETTREFNVVIVAVDSGSPSLSSNNSLIVKVGDTNDNPPVFGQSVVEVYFPENNIPGERVATVLATDADSGKNAEIAYSLDSSVMGIFAIDPDSGDILVNTVLDREQTDRYEFKVNAKDKGIPVLQGSTTVIVQVADKNDNDPKFMQDVFTFYVKENLQPNSPVGMVTVMDADKGRNAEMSLYIEENSNIFSIENDTGTIYSTMSFDREHQTTYTFRVKAVDGGDPPRSATATVSLFVMDENDNAPTVTLPRNISYTLLPPSSNVRTVVATVLATDSDDGINADLNYSIVGGNPFKLFEIDSTSGVVSLVGKLTQKHYGLHRLVVQVNDSGQPSQSTTTLVHVFVNESVSNATVIDSQIARSLHTPLTQDIAGDPSYEISKQRLSIVIGVVAGIMTVILIILIVVMARYCRSKNKNGYEAGKKDHEDFFTPQQHDKSKKPKKDKKNKKSKQPLYSSIVTVEASKPNGQRYDSVNEKLSDSPSMGRYRSVNGGPGSPDLARHYKSSSPLPTVQLHPQSPTAGKKHQAVQDLPPANTFVGAGDNISIGSDHCSEYSCQTNNKYSKQFPETACIIWLSTLASSKPAMPFRRVTFSVVSQPQDPHQGSLQSCYDSGLEESETPSSKSSSGPRLGALPLPEDNYERTTPDGSVGVAAITTFPLLPFPHGKTHGRRVLLRPLH, encoded by the coding sequence ATGCTGAGGATGCGGACCACGGGATGGGCGCGCGCCTGGTGCCTGGGCTGCTGTCTCCTCCTGCCGCTCTCACTCAGCCTGGCGGCCGCCAAACAACTCCTCCGGTACCGACTGGCCGAGGAGGGCCCAGCAGACGTCCGCATCGGCAACGTCGCCTCGGACTTGGGCATCGTGACCGGCTCCGGTGAGGTGACTTTCAGCCTCGAGTCGGGCTCAGAGTACCTGAAGATCGACAACCTCACCGGCGAGCTGAGTACGAGCGAACGGCGCATCGACCGCGAGAAGCTGCCCCAGTGTCAGATGATCTTCGACGAGAACGAGTGCTTCCTGGACTTCGAGGTGTCGGTGATCGGGCCCTCGCAGAGCTGGGTGGACCTGTTCGAGGGTCGGGTCATCGTGCTCGACATCAACGACAACACGCCCACCTTCCCGTCGCCCGTGCTTACGCTCACGGTGGAGGAGAACCGGCCCGTGGGCACTCTCTACCTGCTACCCACCGCCACCGACCGTGACTTCGGTCGCAACGGCATCGACCGCTACGAGCTGCTCCAGGAgcccgggggcggcggcggcggcggcgagggcCGGCGCGCCGGGCCTGCCGACAGCGCCCCCTACCCCGGGGGCGGCGGGAACGGCGCGACCGGCGGCGGCGGCTCGGGTGGCTCCAAGAGGCGGCTGGACGCGCCGGAGGGTGGCAGCGGGACCAACCCGGGAGGCCGCAGCAGCGTGTTCGAGCTGCAGGTGGCCGACACCCCGGATGGCGAGAAGCAGCCGCAGTTGATCGTGAAGGGGGCGCTGGACCGCGAACAGCGCGACTCCTACGAGTTGACCCTACGGGTGCGCGACGGTGGCGACCCGCCCCGCTCCTCTCAGGCCATCCTGCGGGTGCTCATCACTGACGTGAATGACAACAGCCCCCGCTTCGAGAAGAGCGTGTACGAGGCTGACCTGGCCGAGAACAGCGCCCCAGGGACCCCCATCCTGCAGCTGCGCGCCGCCGACCTGGACGTGGGGGTCAACGGGCAGATTGAGTATGTGTTTGGGGCGGCTACTGAGTCCGTGAGGCGGCTGCTGCGCCTCGACGAGACGTCCGGCTGGCTCAGTGTCCTGCATCGTATCGACCGCGAGGAGGTGAACCAGCTGCGCTTCACTGTCATGGCCCGCGATCGCGGGCAGCCCCCCAAGACCGACAAAGCCACGGTGGTCCTCAATATCAAGGACGAGAACGACAATGTGCCGTCCATTGAAATCCGCAAGATCGGGCGTATCCCACTCAAGGACGGGGTGGCCAACGTGGCCGAGGACGTTCTGGTCGACACCCCCATCGCCCTGGTGCAGGTGTCTGACCGAGACCAAGGCGAGAACGGAGTGGTCACCTGTACCGTGGTGGGCGACGTGCCCTTCCAACTCAAACCGGCCAGCGACACAGAGGGCGATCAGAACAAGAAAAAGTACTTTCTGCACACGTCTGCCCCTTTGGACTATGAGACCACTCGGGAGTTCAACGTGGTCATAGTGGCGGTGGACTCGGGCAGCCCTAGCCTCTCCAGCAACAACTCCCTGATTGTCAAGGTGGGAGACACTAATGACAACCCTCCCGTCTTCGGCCAGTCGGTGGTGGAGGTTTACTTTCCCGAGAACAACATCCCTGGTGAGAGGGTAGCCACGGTGCTGGCGACAGACGCCGACAGCGGGAAAAACGCTGAGATCGCCTACTCTCTGGACTCTTCCGTCATGGGGATCTTTGCCATAGATCCCGATTCCGGGGACATCCTCGTCAATACGGTGCTGGACCGTGAGCAGACTGACAGGTATGAGTTTAAAGTTAACGCCAAAGACAAAGGCATCCCGGTGCTGCAGGGCAGCACCACTGTGATTGTGCAGGTGGCTGACAAGAATGACAATGACCCTAAGTTTATGCAGGACGTCTTTACCTTTTATGTGAAAGAAAACTTGCAGCCCAACAGCCCCGTGGGAATGGTCACAGTGATGGATGCTGACAAGGGGCGCAATGCGGAGATGAGCCTGTACATAGAGGAGAACAGTAACattttttccattgaaaatgACACAGGGACCATTTACTCCACCATGTCTTTTGACCGGGAACATCAGACCACATACACATTCAGAGTCAAGGCTGTGGATGGGGGAGATCCTCCCAGATCTGCAACAGCCACAGTCTCTCTCTTTGTGATGGATGAGAATGACAACGCTCCCACCGTTACCCTTCCCAGAAACATTTCCTACACTTTACTGCCACCTTCAAGTAATGTCAGAACAGTGGTAGCTACAGTGTTGGCAACAGACAGTGATGATGGCATCAATGCAGACCTTAACTACAGCATTGTGGGAGGGAATCCCTTCAAGCTGTTTGAGATTGATTCCACCAGTGGTGTGGTTTCCTTAGTGGGAAAACTCACCCAAAAGCATTATGGCTTGCACAGGTTGGTAGTGCAAGTGAATGACAGTGGGCAGCCTTCCCAGTCCACGACGACTCTGGTGCATGTGTTTGTCAATGAAAGTGTTTCTAATGCAACTGTGATTGACTCCCAGATAGCCAGAAGTTTGCACACCCCACTTACCCAGGATATAGCTGGTGACCCAAGCTATGAAATTAGCAAACAGAGACTCAGTATTGTGATTGGGGTGGTTGCTGGAATTATGACAGTGATTCTAATCATCTTAATTGTAGTGATGGCAAGATACTGCcgttccaaaaataaaaatggctatGAAGCTGGCAAAAAAGATCATGAAGACTTTTTTACACCCCAACAGCATGACAAATCTAAAAAGCctaaaaaggacaagaaaaacaaaaaatctaagCAGCCTCTCTACAGCAGCATTGTCACTGTAGAAGCTTCTAAACCAAATGGACAGAGGTATGATAGTGTCAATGAGAAGCTGTCAGACAGCCCAAGCATGGGCCGATACCGATCAGTTAACGGCGGGCCCGGCAGTCCTGACCTGGCCAGGCATTACAAATCTAGTTCCCCATTGCCAACTGTCCAGCTTCACCCCCAATCACCAACTGCAGGAAAAAAACACCAGGCCGTACAAGATCTACCACCAGCTAACACATTTGTGGGAGCAGGAGACAACATTTCAATTGGATCAGATCACTGCTCTGAGTACAGCTGTCAAACCAATAACAAGTACAGCAAACAG
- the PCDH7 gene encoding protocadherin-7 isoform X10 yields the protein MLRMRTTGWARAWCLGCCLLLPLSLSLAAAKQLLRYRLAEEGPADVRIGNVASDLGIVTGSGEVTFSLESGSEYLKIDNLTGELSTSERRIDREKLPQCQMIFDENECFLDFEVSVIGPSQSWVDLFEGRVIVLDINDNTPTFPSPVLTLTVEENRPVGTLYLLPTATDRDFGRNGIDRYELLQEPGGGGGGGEGRRAGPADSAPYPGGGGNGATGGGGSGGSKRRLDAPEGGSGTNPGGRSSVFELQVADTPDGEKQPQLIVKGALDREQRDSYELTLRVRDGGDPPRSSQAILRVLITDVNDNSPRFEKSVYEADLAENSAPGTPILQLRAADLDVGVNGQIEYVFGAATESVRRLLRLDETSGWLSVLHRIDREEVNQLRFTVMARDRGQPPKTDKATVVLNIKDENDNVPSIEIRKIGRIPLKDGVANVAEDVLVDTPIALVQVSDRDQGENGVVTCTVVGDVPFQLKPASDTEGDQNKKKYFLHTSAPLDYETTREFNVVIVAVDSGSPSLSSNNSLIVKVGDTNDNPPVFGQSVVEVYFPENNIPGERVATVLATDADSGKNAEIAYSLDSSVMGIFAIDPDSGDILVNTVLDREQTDRYEFKVNAKDKGIPVLQGSTTVIVQVADKNDNDPKFMQDVFTFYVKENLQPNSPVGMVTVMDADKGRNAEMSLYIEENSNIFSIENDTGTIYSTMSFDREHQTTYTFRVKAVDGGDPPRSATATVSLFVMDENDNAPTVTLPRNISYTLLPPSSNVRTVVATVLATDSDDGINADLNYSIVGGNPFKLFEIDSTSGVVSLVGKLTQKHYGLHRLVVQVNDSGQPSQSTTTLVHVFVNESVSNATVIDSQIARSLHTPLTQDIAGDPSYEISKQRLSIVIGVVAGIMTVILIILIVVMARYCRSKNKNGYEAGKKDHEDFFTPQQHDKSKKPKKDKKNKKSKQPLYSSIVTVEASKPNGQRYDSVNEKLSDSPSMGRYRSVNGGPGSPDLARHYKSSSPLPTVQLHPQSPTAGKKHQAVQDLPPANTFVGAGDNISIGSDHCSEYSCQTNNKYSKQIAQKYYKGEHQFQDGSLATDGGAACRPKKVNLQSH from the coding sequence ATGCTGAGGATGCGGACCACGGGATGGGCGCGCGCCTGGTGCCTGGGCTGCTGTCTCCTCCTGCCGCTCTCACTCAGCCTGGCGGCCGCCAAACAACTCCTCCGGTACCGACTGGCCGAGGAGGGCCCAGCAGACGTCCGCATCGGCAACGTCGCCTCGGACTTGGGCATCGTGACCGGCTCCGGTGAGGTGACTTTCAGCCTCGAGTCGGGCTCAGAGTACCTGAAGATCGACAACCTCACCGGCGAGCTGAGTACGAGCGAACGGCGCATCGACCGCGAGAAGCTGCCCCAGTGTCAGATGATCTTCGACGAGAACGAGTGCTTCCTGGACTTCGAGGTGTCGGTGATCGGGCCCTCGCAGAGCTGGGTGGACCTGTTCGAGGGTCGGGTCATCGTGCTCGACATCAACGACAACACGCCCACCTTCCCGTCGCCCGTGCTTACGCTCACGGTGGAGGAGAACCGGCCCGTGGGCACTCTCTACCTGCTACCCACCGCCACCGACCGTGACTTCGGTCGCAACGGCATCGACCGCTACGAGCTGCTCCAGGAgcccgggggcggcggcggcggcggcgagggcCGGCGCGCCGGGCCTGCCGACAGCGCCCCCTACCCCGGGGGCGGCGGGAACGGCGCGACCGGCGGCGGCGGCTCGGGTGGCTCCAAGAGGCGGCTGGACGCGCCGGAGGGTGGCAGCGGGACCAACCCGGGAGGCCGCAGCAGCGTGTTCGAGCTGCAGGTGGCCGACACCCCGGATGGCGAGAAGCAGCCGCAGTTGATCGTGAAGGGGGCGCTGGACCGCGAACAGCGCGACTCCTACGAGTTGACCCTACGGGTGCGCGACGGTGGCGACCCGCCCCGCTCCTCTCAGGCCATCCTGCGGGTGCTCATCACTGACGTGAATGACAACAGCCCCCGCTTCGAGAAGAGCGTGTACGAGGCTGACCTGGCCGAGAACAGCGCCCCAGGGACCCCCATCCTGCAGCTGCGCGCCGCCGACCTGGACGTGGGGGTCAACGGGCAGATTGAGTATGTGTTTGGGGCGGCTACTGAGTCCGTGAGGCGGCTGCTGCGCCTCGACGAGACGTCCGGCTGGCTCAGTGTCCTGCATCGTATCGACCGCGAGGAGGTGAACCAGCTGCGCTTCACTGTCATGGCCCGCGATCGCGGGCAGCCCCCCAAGACCGACAAAGCCACGGTGGTCCTCAATATCAAGGACGAGAACGACAATGTGCCGTCCATTGAAATCCGCAAGATCGGGCGTATCCCACTCAAGGACGGGGTGGCCAACGTGGCCGAGGACGTTCTGGTCGACACCCCCATCGCCCTGGTGCAGGTGTCTGACCGAGACCAAGGCGAGAACGGAGTGGTCACCTGTACCGTGGTGGGCGACGTGCCCTTCCAACTCAAACCGGCCAGCGACACAGAGGGCGATCAGAACAAGAAAAAGTACTTTCTGCACACGTCTGCCCCTTTGGACTATGAGACCACTCGGGAGTTCAACGTGGTCATAGTGGCGGTGGACTCGGGCAGCCCTAGCCTCTCCAGCAACAACTCCCTGATTGTCAAGGTGGGAGACACTAATGACAACCCTCCCGTCTTCGGCCAGTCGGTGGTGGAGGTTTACTTTCCCGAGAACAACATCCCTGGTGAGAGGGTAGCCACGGTGCTGGCGACAGACGCCGACAGCGGGAAAAACGCTGAGATCGCCTACTCTCTGGACTCTTCCGTCATGGGGATCTTTGCCATAGATCCCGATTCCGGGGACATCCTCGTCAATACGGTGCTGGACCGTGAGCAGACTGACAGGTATGAGTTTAAAGTTAACGCCAAAGACAAAGGCATCCCGGTGCTGCAGGGCAGCACCACTGTGATTGTGCAGGTGGCTGACAAGAATGACAATGACCCTAAGTTTATGCAGGACGTCTTTACCTTTTATGTGAAAGAAAACTTGCAGCCCAACAGCCCCGTGGGAATGGTCACAGTGATGGATGCTGACAAGGGGCGCAATGCGGAGATGAGCCTGTACATAGAGGAGAACAGTAACattttttccattgaaaatgACACAGGGACCATTTACTCCACCATGTCTTTTGACCGGGAACATCAGACCACATACACATTCAGAGTCAAGGCTGTGGATGGGGGAGATCCTCCCAGATCTGCAACAGCCACAGTCTCTCTCTTTGTGATGGATGAGAATGACAACGCTCCCACCGTTACCCTTCCCAGAAACATTTCCTACACTTTACTGCCACCTTCAAGTAATGTCAGAACAGTGGTAGCTACAGTGTTGGCAACAGACAGTGATGATGGCATCAATGCAGACCTTAACTACAGCATTGTGGGAGGGAATCCCTTCAAGCTGTTTGAGATTGATTCCACCAGTGGTGTGGTTTCCTTAGTGGGAAAACTCACCCAAAAGCATTATGGCTTGCACAGGTTGGTAGTGCAAGTGAATGACAGTGGGCAGCCTTCCCAGTCCACGACGACTCTGGTGCATGTGTTTGTCAATGAAAGTGTTTCTAATGCAACTGTGATTGACTCCCAGATAGCCAGAAGTTTGCACACCCCACTTACCCAGGATATAGCTGGTGACCCAAGCTATGAAATTAGCAAACAGAGACTCAGTATTGTGATTGGGGTGGTTGCTGGAATTATGACAGTGATTCTAATCATCTTAATTGTAGTGATGGCAAGATACTGCcgttccaaaaataaaaatggctatGAAGCTGGCAAAAAAGATCATGAAGACTTTTTTACACCCCAACAGCATGACAAATCTAAAAAGCctaaaaaggacaagaaaaacaaaaaatctaagCAGCCTCTCTACAGCAGCATTGTCACTGTAGAAGCTTCTAAACCAAATGGACAGAGGTATGATAGTGTCAATGAGAAGCTGTCAGACAGCCCAAGCATGGGCCGATACCGATCAGTTAACGGCGGGCCCGGCAGTCCTGACCTGGCCAGGCATTACAAATCTAGTTCCCCATTGCCAACTGTCCAGCTTCACCCCCAATCACCAACTGCAGGAAAAAAACACCAGGCCGTACAAGATCTACCACCAGCTAACACATTTGTGGGAGCAGGAGACAACATTTCAATTGGATCAGATCACTGCTCTGAGTACAGCTGTCAAACCAATAACAAGTACAGCAAACAG